Proteins encoded within one genomic window of Lentimicrobiaceae bacterium:
- a CDS encoding undecaprenyl-diphosphate phosphatase, giving the protein MSIFQSIIIAIVEGLTEFLPVSSTGHMIITEHLLGVDIDDFTKAFTVNIQFGAILSVVVLYWKRFFKSLNFYYKLFVAVVPALVLGYLFGNLIDALLENVLVVAIMLLVGGVVLLFVDKWFHYTDETREPTYKNAFIIGLYQCIAMIPGVSRSAASIVGGMQQKLTRTKAAEFSFFLAVPTMAAASGYKLLSTYHVFNAQNIPILILGNVVAFIVAMLAIKFFIAFLQKRGFKLFGYYRIIVGLVIIVLLIAGVDLKIV; this is encoded by the coding sequence TTTTTGCCCGTATCTTCAACCGGACACATGATTATTACCGAACATCTGCTCGGAGTCGATATCGACGATTTTACCAAAGCCTTTACAGTAAACATTCAGTTTGGAGCAATTTTGTCGGTAGTTGTACTATATTGGAAACGTTTTTTTAAAAGTTTAAATTTTTACTACAAACTGTTTGTGGCAGTTGTGCCCGCCCTCGTTTTGGGGTATCTTTTTGGAAATCTTATCGATGCTTTGTTAGAAAATGTTTTGGTTGTTGCAATTATGTTATTGGTAGGAGGTGTAGTACTTTTGTTTGTCGATAAATGGTTCCATTATACCGACGAAACTAGAGAGCCCACTTACAAAAATGCATTTATAATCGGGCTTTATCAGTGTATTGCAATGATACCGGGCGTTTCGAGGTCGGCGGCAAGTATAGTAGGTGGTATGCAGCAAAAACTAACCCGAACCAAAGCTGCCGAATTTTCGTTTTTTCTTGCAGTACCGACTATGGCTGCGGCTTCGGGATATAAGCTCTTAAGCACTTACCATGTTTTCAACGCTCAAAACATTCCAATTTTGATTTTGGGAAATGTTGTAGCTTTTATTGTTGCTATGCTTGCCATCAAGTTTTTTATAGCTTTTTTGCAGAAAAGAGGCTTCAAGCTTTTCGGGTATTATCGGATAATTGTAGGACTTGTAATTATAGTTCTACTCATTGCAGGTGTCGATTTAAAAATTGTATAA
- the truB gene encoding tRNA pseudouridine(55) synthase TruB: MFYNPDEGNIMLVDKPYGFTSFDVVGFLRKQLRISTGLKKIKIGHAGTLDPLATGLLIVCVGKMTKQAQVFQDLDKEYTGIITLGATTPSFDLETEIDKTYPYEHITPEQIDNVAKSFIGTIKQTPPIYSAVKVDGVRAYKFARNKEEVDIKYREVNISAFDITEVNLPDVHFRISCSKGTYIRSIANDFGTKLVSGGYVKSLRRTKIGNYDVKDAKTIEEYAKLINPDWSGSIRFKSKFISKKNN, encoded by the coding sequence ATGTTTTATAATCCGGACGAAGGGAATATTATGCTTGTCGATAAACCTTACGGTTTTACCAGCTTTGACGTAGTCGGATTTTTAAGAAAACAATTGAGAATAAGCACAGGACTAAAAAAAATAAAAATCGGTCATGCCGGCACTCTCGACCCTTTAGCTACAGGACTGCTAATTGTTTGCGTCGGAAAAATGACAAAGCAAGCGCAAGTGTTTCAAGACTTGGATAAAGAATACACAGGCATTATCACACTTGGAGCAACAACACCTTCCTTCGATTTGGAAACCGAAATCGATAAAACCTATCCGTACGAGCATATAACTCCCGAACAAATTGATAATGTTGCAAAATCGTTTATCGGAACCATAAAACAAACACCACCTATATATTCGGCAGTCAAAGTAGATGGAGTCAGGGCGTACAAATTTGCCCGGAATAAGGAGGAGGTCGATATAAAATACAGGGAAGTTAATATCTCAGCTTTTGATATAACTGAGGTAAATCTGCCCGATGTACACTTCAGAATCAGCTGTTCAAAAGGGACATATATAAGAAGTATAGCCAATGATTTTGGCACAAAACTTGTTTCAGGAGGGTATGTTAAATCTCTTAGAAGAACCAAAATAGGAAACTATGATGTTAAGGATGCTAAAACCATTGAGGAATACGCAAAACTCATCAATCCTGATTGGTCAGGCTCTATTAGATTTAAAAGCAAGTTTATTAGTAAAAAAAATAATTAA